A stretch of the Capsicum annuum cultivar UCD-10X-F1 chromosome 10, UCD10Xv1.1, whole genome shotgun sequence genome encodes the following:
- the LOC124888018 gene encoding uncharacterized protein LOC124888018, with protein MWHFQRLNRFLCIISTSQKEEDEWLVYWFTHVLTEESDIVSPSPIFPIKNQLTIVPSTPTPVVVASRQLFKFHSRRREINDTCLAAVLFPSDLDLSIALLKGPQNGIDN; from the exons ATGTGGCATTTTCAGAGACTAAATCGTTTTCTATGCATAATCTCTACAAGTCAGAAAGAGGAGGATGAGTGGCTAGTGTATTGGTTTACCCATGTTCTGACAGAAGAGTCAGATATAGTCTCTCCATCTCCCATTTTTCCTATTAAGAACCAATTAACTATTGTCCCATCAACACCTACTCCAGTTGTGGTAGCAAGCCGCCAATTGTTCAAGTTTCACTCAAGGAGGCGAGAGATCAATGATACATGTCTTGCAGCAGTCCTTTTTCCATCAGATCTTGACCTCTCTATTGCTCTTCTCAAAG GACCGCAAAACGGGATAGACAATTGA